From Panicum hallii strain FIL2 chromosome 2, PHallii_v3.1, whole genome shotgun sequence, a single genomic window includes:
- the LOC112881506 gene encoding uncharacterized protein LOC112881506, translated as MAGRRDGEHKAGPWRPGAPGEEGDSGSFPSAIILFALVGATATTAAVGQLRRTVRWFYTQLSRSEQYVYWEDIPRTRRPNRSGEAWEQYYQRMRERSEDQRGRVEHIRRMQDVFKKERSKCRDYRTWESHNPNYYHHGQRDEWYWDAEAFYANQRTNFRSMPRETMSYAMSHHYSILGLDRSRSEPFSDAEIKNAFRRKAMEYHPDQNQNNKEVAEAKFKEVMDSYEAIKLERGNGSC; from the exons ATGGCCGGCCGCCGCGACGGCGAGCACAAGGCGGGCCCGTGGCGGCCTGGGGCgccgggggaggagggggaCTCCGGCTCCTTCCCCTCCGCCATCATCCTCTTCGCGCTCGTcggcgccaccgccaccaccgccgcc GTTGGTCAACTGCGCCGGACGGTCAGATGGTTCTACACTCAG CTTAGTAGGTCGGAACAATATGTGTACTGGGAAGATATACCTCGAACTCGAAGGCCAAATCGGTCTGGTGAAGCCTGGGAACAATATTACCAGAGGATGCGCGAAAGGAGCGAGGATCAAAGGGGAAGAGTG GAACACATACGTCGCATGCAAGATGTATTTAAAAAGGAGCGAAGTAAATGTCGGGACTATCGAACTTGGGAAAGCCATAATCCCAACTATTATCATCATGGTCAAAGGGATGAGTGGTACTGGGATGCAGAAGCATTTTATGCCAACCAAAGGACAAATTTCAGGTCGATGCCCAGGGAAACTATGAGCTACGCAATGTCACATCACTATTCTATTTTGGGTCTTGACAG GTCAAGATCAGAGCCATTTTCAGATGCTGAAATCAAG AATGCTTTCAGGAGAAAAGCAATGGAGTATCATCCAGACCAAAACCAAAATAACAAAG AGGTCGCCGAGGCAAAATTCAAAGAGGTTATGGATTCTTACGAAGCAATAAAATTAGAGCGGGGAAATGGAAGCTGCTGA
- the LOC112881911 gene encoding pathogenesis-related protein 1-like: MASKLACLTLVAFAAAAVLATPCAAQDSPQDFVDPHNAARSEVGVGAVSWDDTVAAYARSYAAQRQGDCALVHSGGPYGENIFWGSAGADWSASDAVASWVSEKQWYDHGSNSCSAPEGQSCGHYTQVVWRDSTAIGCARVVCDNGGGVFITCNYNPPGNFVGQSPY, from the coding sequence ATGGCGTCGAAACTGGCGTGCCTAACCCTGGTGGCcttcgcggccgccgccgtgctcgccACGCCGTGCGCGGCGCAGGACTCGCCGCAGGACTTCGTGGACCCGCACAACGCGGCGCGGTCCGAGGTCGGCGTGGGCGCCGTGTCCTGGGACGACACCGTGGCAGCGTACGCGCGGAGCTACGCGGCGCAGCGCCAGGGCGACTGCGCGCTGGTGCACTCCGGCGGGCCCTACGGCGAGAACATCTTCTGGGGCTCCGCCGGCGCCGACTGGTCGGCGTCCGATGCCGTGGCGTCTTGGGTGTCCGAGAAGCAGTGGTACGACCACGGCAGCAACAGCTGCTCGGCGCCGGAGGGCCAGTCGTGCGGCCACTACACGCAGGTGGTGTGGCGCGACTCCACCGCCATCGGCTGCGCCCGCGTCGTCTGCGacaacggcggcggcgtcttCATCACCTGCAACTACAACCCGCCGGGCAACTTCGTCGGCCAGAGCCCGTACTAA
- the LOC112882428 gene encoding putative xyloglucan glycosyltransferase 10 yields MAPWSGFWGGRAVLAGADAYRGGTPVVVKMENPNWSIAEIEGDGDGDDEGDGFLAGGRRRRRRGKNAKQITWVLLLKAHRAAGCLAWLASAAVALGGAARRRVAAGRTDADADGEDEATATAPAQPRHSRFYAFIRAFLLFSLFLLAVELAAHANGRRLAAPAAVSFAALHAAWVRFRAAYVAPPLQLLADACVVLFLVQSADRLVQSLGCLYIHLKRLKPKPISRALPDAEDPDAGYYPMVLVQIPMCNEKEVYQQSIAAVCNLDWPRSNFLVQVLDDSDDPITQALIREEVEKWQQHGARIVYRHRVLREGYKAGNLKSAMSCSYVKDYEYVAIFDADFQPYPDFLKRTVPHFKDNEELGLVQARWSFVNKDENLLTRLQNINLCFHFEVEQQVNGIFINFFGFNGTAGVWRIKALEDSGGWMERTTVEDMDIAVRAHLKGWKFIFLNDVECQCELPESYEAYRKQQHRWHSGPMQLFRLCLPDIIRCKIAFWKKANLIFLFFLLRKLILPFYSFTLFCIILPLTMFVPEAELPDWVVCYIPALMSFLNILPSPRSFPFIIPYLLFENTMSVTKFNAMVSGLFQLGSAYEWVVTKKSGRSSEGDLVVLAPNKEHRKQQRSATPVAAAEAKKPPAPAEKKKQKYNRIYKKELALSLLLLTAAARSLLSKQGMHFYFLLFQGVSFLMVGLDLIGEDVK; encoded by the exons ATGGCGCCGTGGAGCGGCTTCTGGGGCGGTAGGGCTGtcctcgccggcgccgacgccTACCGCGGCGGCACGCCGGTCGTCGTCAAGATGGAGAACCCCAACTGGTCCATCGCCGAGATCgaaggcgacggcgacggcgacgacgagggCGACGGCTTCttggccggcggccggaggcgccggaggAGGGGCAAGAACGCCAAGCAGATCACCTGGGTGCTGCTCCTCAAGGCGCACCGCGCCGCCGGCTGCCTGGCGTGGCTCGCCTCCGCGGCCGTCGCGCTCGGGGGCGCCGCGCGGCGCCGCGTCGCGGCCGGCCGCAcggacgccgacgccgacggcgAGGACGAGGCGACCGCGACCGCGCCCGCGCAGCCGCGGCATTCCCGGTTCTACGCCTTCATCCGGGCTTTCCTCCTGTTTTCCTTGTtcctcctcgccgtcgagcTCGCCGCCCACGCCAACGGCaggcgcctcgccgcgcccgccgccgtgtCCTTCGCGGCGCTCCACGCGGCGTGGGTGCGCTTCCGCGCAGCCTACGTCGCCCCGCCGCTCCAGCTCCTCGCCGACGCCTGCGTCGTGCTCTTCCTCGTCCAGAGCGCCGACCGACTCGTCCAGAGCCTCGGCTGCTTGTACATCCACCTCAAGCGCCTCAAGCCCAAGCCCATCTCGCGGGCATTGCCCGACGCCGAGGACCCCGACGCCGGCTACTACCCCATGGTGCTCGTGCAGATACCAATGTGCAACGAGAAGGAG GTGTACCAACAGTCAATTGCGGCGGTCTGCAATTTGGATTGGCCAAGGTCCAATTTCCTGGTGCAGGTACTGGACGACTCCGATGACCCGATCACACAAGCATTGATCAGAGAGGAGGTGGAGAAGTGGCAGCAGCATGGTGCGCGCATCGTGTACCGCCACCGTGTGCTCAGGGAAGGGTATAAGGCCGGTAACCTCAAGTCGGCGATGAGCTGCAGCTATGTCAAGGACTATGAGTATGTGGCGATCTTCGATGCTGATTTCCAGCCTTACCCTGACTTCTTGAAGCGCACCGTGCCACATTTCAAG GACAATGAGGAATTGGGGCTGGTGCAAGCGAGATGGTCATTTGTGAACAAGGATGAGAACCTATTGACGCGGTTGCAGAATATCAACCTCTGCTTCCACTTTGAGGTGGAACAACAGGTGAACGGCATATTTATCAACTTCTTTGGGTTCAATGGCACAGCTGGGGTGTGGAGGATCAAGGCTTTGGAGGATTCAGGGGGCTGGATGGAGCGGACGACAGTGGAAGACATGGACATTGCGGTCCGTGCGCATCTGAAGGGCTGGAAGTTCATCTTCCTGAATGATGTGGAG TGCCAATGTGAGTTACCGGAGTCGTATGAGGCTTATAGGAAGCAACAACATCGGTGGCATTCAGGCCCGATGCAGCTGTTCAGGCTGTGCTTGCCAGACATCATTAGATGCAAG ATTGCGTTCTGGAAGAAGGCCAACctgatcttcctcttcttccttctccgCAAGCTCATCCTGCCCTTCTACTCCTTCACCCTCTTCTGCATCATCCTGCCACTGACAATGTTCGTGCCCGAGGCCGAGCTCCCGGACTGGGTGGTCTGCTACATCCCAGCCCTGATGTCGTTCCTCAACATCCTCCCATCGCCGAGATCCTTCCCCTTCATCATCCCCTACCTCCTCTTCGAGAACACCATGTCGGTGACCAAGTTCAACGCCATGGTCTCCGGCCTGTTCCAGCTCGGCAGCGCCTACGAGTGGGTGGTGACCAAGAAGTCCGGCCGGTCCTCGGAGGGCGACCTCGTCGTGCTGGCGCCCAATAAAGAGCACCGGAAGCAGCAGCGCTCTGCGAcgccggtcgccgccgccgaagcGAAGAAACCGCCGGCTCCGgcggagaagaagaagcagaAGTACAACCGGATATACAAGAAGGAGCTGGCGCtgtcgctgctgctgctgacggCCGCCGCCCGGAGCCTGCTGTCGAAGCAGGGCATGCACTTCTACTTCCTGCTGTTCCAGGGCGTCTCGTTCCTGATGGTCGGCCTCGACCTCATCGGCGAGGACGTGAAATAA
- the LOC112882967 gene encoding AP2-like ethylene-responsive transcription factor CRL5 — MTNNSSNSNGNGTNAAASGWLGFSLSPHMASAMDDHHHHHVQQQQQQQQHGLFFPSATAAAAAAAAYGLGAGDAVAASASPYYTPQLASMPLKSDGSLCIMEALRRSDQDHHGPKLEDFLGAAQSQAMALSLDNAASSFYYYGGAGAGGGHHHGSSFLQPCADLYGGPSAASLVADEEAAAAATAMASWVAARAGAAESAVLSAAAAGQHQHHHALALSMSSGSLSSCVTAHPGEYGMVAGAAAAMDGGRKRGGAAGGQKQPVHHRKSIDTFGQRTSQYRGVTRHRWTGRYEAHLWDNSCKKEGQTRKGRQVYLGGYDMEEKAARAYDLAALKYWGPSTHINFPLEDYQEELEEMKNMTRQEYVAHLRRKSSGFSRGASMYRGVTRHHQHGRWQARIGRVSGNKDLYLGTFSTQEEAAEAYDIAAIKFRGLNAVTNFDITRYDVDKIMASNTLLPGELARRKKDDEAPVADGGVTAAALVQAGNGSATAADTWKVAAALAAAPRAAEHGHVHHQHDVLSGAEAFSVLHHLVTAADGGGHHSAGGAQHMPMSSASSLVTSLGNSREASPDRGGGLSMLFSKPPAQQQQAASKPMSPLMPLGSWASPASARAAASVSIAHMPVFAAWTDA; from the exons ATGACCAACAATAGCAGCAACAGCAACGGCAACGGCACgaacgcggcggcgagcggTTGGCTAGGCTTCTCGCTGTCGCCTCACATGGCCTCCGCCATGgacgaccaccaccaccaccacgttcagcaacagcagcagcagcagcagcatggcctcttcttcccttccgccactgccgctgccgcggcggcggccgcctacggcctcggcgccggcgacgccgtGGCCGCCAGCGCGTCGCCGTACTACACGCCGCAGCTAGCGTCCATGCCGCTCAAGTCCGACGGCTCCCTCTGCATCATGGAGGCGCTCCGGCGAAGCGATCAAGATCACCACG GGCCGAAGCTCGAGGACTTCTTGGGCGCGGCGCAGTCGCAGGCCATGGCACTGAGCCTGGACAacgccgcctccagcttctactactacggcggcgccggcgccggcgggggccACCACCACGGGTCTTCGTTCCTGCAGCCGTGCGCCGACCTGTACGGCGGGCCCTCGGCGGCCTCGCTTGTGGCCGACGAggaggccgcggccgccgccacggcgatggcgagctgggtggccgcgcgcgccggcgcgGCCGAGAGCGCCGTGCTGTCCGCAGCCGCCGCGGGGCAGCACCAGCACCACCACGCGCTGGCCCTGTCGATGAGCTCCGGGTCGCTGTCGAGCTGCGTGACCGCGCACCCCGGCGAGTACGGCATGGTGGCCGGGGCCGCGGCCGCGATGGACGGCGGGCGgaagcgcggcggcgcggccggcgggcagAAGCAGCCCGTGCACCACCGCAAGTCCATCGACACGTTCGGGCAGAGGACGTCGCAGTACCGCGGCGTCACGAG GCATAGGTGGACGGGGAGGTATGAGGCTCACCTATGGGACAACAGCTGCAAGAAGGAAGGCCAGACCAGGAAGGGCAGGCAAG TTTATCTCG GCGGGTACGACATGGAGGAGAAGGCGGCGAGAGCCTACGACCTGGCGGCGCTCAAGTACTGGGGCCCCTccacgcacatcaacttcccg CTGGAGGATTaccaggaggagctggaggagatGAAGAACATGACGCGGCAGGAGTACGTGGCACACCTCAGGAG GAAGAGCAGCGGTTTCTCACGGGGCGCGTCCATGTACCGGGGAGTCACAAG GCACCACCAGCACGGGCGGTGGCAGGCGCGCATCGGCCGCGTCTCCGGCAACAAGGACCTCTACCTCGGCACCTTCA gcacgcaggaggaggcggcggaggcgtaCGACATCGCCGCCATCAAGTTCCGGGGCCTCAACGCCGTCACCAACTTCGACATCACGCGCTACGATGTCGACAAGATCATGGCCAGCAACACGCTGCTCCCCGGCGAGCTCGCGCGCCGCAAGAAGGACGACGAGGCCCCCGTCGCCGACGGTGGCGTCACGGCCGCGGCGCTGGTGCAGGCCGGGAAcggcagcgccaccgccgcggaCACGTGGAAGGTggccgcggcgctggcggccgcGCCGAGAGCCGCAGAGCACGGCCACGTCCACCACCAACACGACGTGCTGTCCGGCGCGGAGGCCTTCTCCGTGCTGCACCACCTGGTGACCgccgcggacggcggcggccaccacagcgccggcggcgcgcagcACATGCCCATGTCCAGCGCGTCGTCGCTGGTGACCAGCCTCGGCAACTCCCGCGAGGCCAGCCccgaccgcggcggcggcctctcCATGCTCTTCTCCAAGCCGccggcgcagcagcagcaggcggccaGTAAGCCGATGAGCCCGCTCATGCCACTGGGCTCCTGGGCGTCCCCGGCGTCGGCCAGGGCCGCCGCCTCCGTGTCCATCGCGCACATGCCCGTCTTCGCCGCCTGGACCGACGCCTGA